The following proteins are co-located in the Salvelinus sp. IW2-2015 linkage group LG36, ASM291031v2, whole genome shotgun sequence genome:
- the LOC111959252 gene encoding LOW QUALITY PROTEIN: insulin receptor substrate 2 (The sequence of the model RefSeq protein was modified relative to this genomic sequence to represent the inferred CDS: deleted 2 bases in 1 codon) → MANPPNTGRHLLSNANINNNKIKKCGYLKKQKHGHKRFFVLKEPSEGFPARLEYYESEKKWKNKSAAKRVIPLDCCLNINKRADSKHKHLIALYTKDEYFAVSAENEQEQENWYRVLTDLMSEGKVYSDGSASNSASSLVGFDEGNYGMITPVTAVYKEVWQVNLKSKGLGQSRNLTGVYRLCLSSRTISFVKLNSDVASVSLQLMNIRRCGHSESFFFIEVGRSAATGPGELWMQADDSVVAQNIHETILEAMKAMKELSEFRPRSKSQSSGTNPISVPTRRHHNNLPPSQTGLQRRSRTDSMAKKSPMSKFTSCRIRTASEGDGTMSRTLPVNGSPLSPGIHRTLLGSSNTITAQHCRTFESSSLQHSKSMSMPLSHSPPTATPSPVSLSSCSESSAPRPSSCNASVSGSPSDGGFISCDEYGSSPAALYLTRRSNTPESLRADTPPSRDSSDLHGYIVMERQNQNCFRRLPELDKAYRKRTYSLTTPPQHRAPPQVSSTSLDEYTLMRATYTSSGQSGRSSHTASPKVTYPEDYGDVQIGSNGHLGDCGYMPMTPGIAPQTGWVKGDAYMPMSPMCVSAPKQIINPRSHPSPAGLCSHTDSPGSVSLEDSGYMRMFCGAKMSVDSSDGKLTNGEYLNMSPVDPVVSLTPPDYILTDTTHQLYPHHRQPYSISSLPRSLKAQPQRKGTTDTDQYVVMSLQKKRIEEESNYCPIPCLLRYTPHLHSLLSPLTPQSRHGHSGGGLVHKGRVSRPTRLALDSLRTLPCMIEHPLPSEPRSPGEYINIDFGNTTRYPPISHD, encoded by the exons atggcAAATCCCCCAAATACTGGACGACACTTGTTATCCAACGCGaatattaacaacaacaaaattaagAAATGTGGATACCTCAAGAAGCAGAAGCACGGACACAAGCGATTTTTCGTTCTGAAGGAGCCGAGCGAGGGCTTCCCTGCCCGGCTGGAGTACTACGAGAGCGAGAAGAAATGGAAAAACAAGTCGGCGGCAAAGAGAGTTATTCCGCTGGACTGCTGCCTCAATATCAACAAGAGAGCGGACTCCAAACACAAACACCTTATCGCCCTCTATACCAAGGACGAATATTTTGCTGTGTCAGCAGAGAATGAACAGGAGCAGGAGAATTGGTACAGAGTCTTAACTGATTTAATGAGCGAGGGGAAAGTGTACTCAGACGGCTCCGCATCCAATTCCGCGTCCTCGCTGGTGGGGTTTGATGAGGGGAACTACGGGATGATTACGCCGGTAACGGCTGTGTATAAGGAGGTATGGCAAGTTAACCTAAAATCCAAAGGGCTGGGACAGAGCCGGAATCTTACCGGGGTGTACAGGCTGTGCTTATCCAGCCGGACTATCAGCTTTGTAAAGCTCAACTCGGATGTTGCGTCCGTCAGTTTACAGCTGATGAACATTAGGAGATGCGGGCACTCTGAGAGCTTTTTCTTCATCGAAGTCGGCCGGTCAGCAGCCACGGGACCAGGCGAGCTGTGGATGCAGGCTGACGACTCAGTGGTGGCGCAAAACATCCACGAGACTATTCTGGAGGCGATGAAAGCCATGAAGGAGCTGTCAGAGTTCCGGCCGCGCAGCAAGAGCCAGTCATCGGGCACTAACCCCATTTCCGTGCCCACCCGGCGGCACCACAACAACCTTCCCCCAAGCCAGACCGGGCTCCAGCGACGGTCGCGCACTGACAGCATGGCCAAAAAGTCCCCCATGAGTAAATTCACCTCCTGTCGGATACGCACTGCCAGTGAAGGAGATGGCACCATGTCGCGCACCTTGCCTGTGAACGGGAGTCCCCTCAGCCCTGGTATTCACCGGACACTATTAGGGAGCTCAAACACCATCACAGCCCAGCACTGCCGGACATTTGAATCCTCTTCCCTCCAGCACAGTAAGTCCATGTCCATGCCTCTGTCCCACTCCCCACCCACAGCCACCCCCAGCCCTGTCAGCCTGTCCTCTTGCTCTGAAAGCAGTGCTCCTCGCCCCTCCAGCTGCAATGCCTCCGTCTCTGGCTCCCCCAGTGATGGCGGCTTCATCTCCTGTGATGAGTATGGCTCCAGTCCTGCAGCCCTGTACCTCACTCGCCGCAGTAACACTCCAGAGTCCCTAAGGGCAGACACCCCCCCCTCCCGGGATAGCAGCGACTTGCATGGCTACATAGTGATGGAGAGGCAGAACCAGAACTGTTTCCGCCGGTTACCAGAGCTGGACAAGGCATACCGGAAACGCACATACTCCCTTACCACCCCGCCCCAGCACAGGGCGCCGCCCCAGGTCTCCTCCACCTCATTGGATGAATACACGCTTATGAGGGCCACCTATACCAGTAGCGGCCAATCGGGTCGCAGCTCTCACACCGCCTCCCCGAAAGTTACCTATCCTGAGGACTATGGCGATGTCCAGATAGGCTCCAACGGTCACCTAGGTGACTGTGGCTACATGCCCATGACTCCAGGCATTGCCCCTCAGACAGGGTGGGTCAAAGGTGATGCTTACATGCCCATGAGCCCCATGTGTGTGTCGGCCCCCAAGCAGATCATCAACCCCCGCTCTCACCCCTCTCCAGCTGGGCTCTGCTCCCATACCGACTCCCCTGGAAGCGTGTCTCTGGAGGACAGCGGCTACATGAGAATGTTCTGCGGGGCCAAGATGTCTGTGGACAGCTCCGACGGTAAACTCACCAATGGGGAGTACCTCAACATGTCCCCTGTGGACCCCGTGGTCTCCCTCACCCCCCCAGACTACATCCTCACAGACACTACCCACCAGCTTTACCCTCACCACAGACAGCCTTACTCCATCAGTTCCCTGCCCCGCTCTCTCAAAGCCCAGCCCCAGAGGAAGGGGACTACAGACACAGACCAGTATGTGGTGATGAGTCTACAGAAGAAGAGGATAGAGGAAGAGTCCAACTACTGTCCCATC CCCTGTCTGCTCCGCTACACCCCccacctccactctctcctcagcCCCCTCACCCCTCAGAGCCGGCACGGTCACTCAGGAGGGGGTCTGGTCCACAAGGGGAGGGTGAGTCGGCCTACCCGGCTGGCCCTGGACTCTCTGAGGACGCTGCCCTGTATGATCGAACACCCTCTCCCCTCTGAGCCCAGGAGTCCCGGGGAGTACATCAACATCGACTTTGGCAACACTACACGCTACCCGCCCATCTCCCACGACTGA